A portion of the Girardinichthys multiradiatus isolate DD_20200921_A chromosome 23, DD_fGirMul_XY1, whole genome shotgun sequence genome contains these proteins:
- the LOC124861012 gene encoding protein Wnt-8a-like, whose translation MGQLDVPWAMALSMLCLFQLASTWCVHSFRFNSFLTPYYLLVSPLSCFNVNMLFSLHRTENNVLMTGPKAFLNYARSVQIGAQCGIKECKHQFAWDKWNCPESTLKLSTLNGLRIATRETSFVHAISAAGVMYSLTKNCSLGDFDSCGCDDTRIGQTGGTGWIWGGCSDNIAFGENISRQFVDTLEDGHDSRAAVNLRNNEAGRLAVKATMRKVCKCHGVSGSCSIQTCWMQLADFREVGNYLRIKHRHAKKLELDKKQMKAGNSAGSRRAIAHAFRGISRTELVYLEDSPNYCIKNQSLGVQGTEGRECLKGHRNISQWERRNCRRLCYECGLRVVERQTEVVSSCNCKFHWCCTVKCERCRQVVTKYYCARKDGARKEHNNTKRKPVARRQ comes from the exons ATGGGACAACTGGATGTCCCCTGGGCCATGGCCTTGTCCATGCTCTGTCTCTTCCAACTTGCTTCTACATGGTGCGTCCATTCCTTCAGATTTAATTCATTTCTTACACCATATTATCTGTTAGTCTCTCCTCTGTCATGCTTTAATGTGAACATGTTGTTTTCTCTCCACAGGACAGAAAATAATGTTCTCATGACCGGCCCAAAG GCGTTTCTGAACTACGCCAGAAGCGTGCAGATAGGCGCACAGTGTGGAATAAAGGAGTGTAAACACCAGTTCGCTTGGGACAAGTGGAACTGTCCAGAAAGCACGCTTAAACTATCCACACTTAACGGCCTCCGAATTG CCACAAGGGAGACCTCGTTTGTGCACGCCATCAGCGCTGCAGGAGTGATGTACTCGCTCACCAAGAACTGCAGTTTGGGGGACTTTGATAGCTGCGGCTGCGATGACACACGGATTGGCCAGACAG GAGGCACAGGATGGATTTGGGGAGGTTGCAGTGACAATATAGCGTTTGGAGAAAATATCTCCCGACAGTTTGTGGACACCCTGGAAGATGGACATGACTCTCGAGCAGCCGTCAACCTCCGTAACAACGAGGCGGGAAGACTG GCGGTCAAAGCAACGATGAGGAAAGTCTGCAAATGTCACGGGGTTTCTGGAAGCTGCAGCATCCAAACCTGCTGGATGCAGCTGGCGGACTTCAGAGAGGTGGGGAACTACCTGAGGATAAAGCACCGACACGCCAAGAAGCTGGAGTTGGACAAGAAACAAATGAAAGCGGGTAACAGCGCGGGCAGCAGGAGAGCCATAGCGCACGCCTTTCGGGGCATCTCCAGAACGGAGCTCGTATACCTGGAGGACTCCCCAAATTACTGCATCAAGAACCAGAGCCTGGGGGTGCAGGGCACAGAAGGGCGGGAGTGCCTGAAGGGCCACAGGAACATATCCCAGTGGGAGAGGAGGAACTGCCGCCGGTTGTGCTACGAATGCGGGCTCAGAGTGGTGGAGAGACAAACTGAGGTGGTCAGCAGCTGCAACTGCAAGTTTCACTGGTGCTGCACAGTCAAGTGTGAACGATGCAGGCAGGTTGTCACTAAATATTACTGCGCGCGTAAAGACGGTGCGAGGAAAGAGCACAATAATACAAAGCGCAAACCCGTGGCACGCCGACAATGA